A window of Candidatus Pantoea floridensis contains these coding sequences:
- the cspE gene encoding transcription antiterminator/RNA stability regulator CspE — protein sequence MAKIKGQVKWFNESKGFGFITPADGSKDVFVHFSAIQGNGFKTLAEGQSVEFEIQDGQKGPAAVNVTPI from the coding sequence ATGGCAAAGATTAAAGGTCAGGTTAAGTGGTTCAACGAGTCTAAAGGTTTTGGTTTTATTACTCCTGCTGACGGTAGCAAAGATGTGTTCGTACACTTCTCTGCAATCCAGGGCAATGGTTTTAAAACTCTGGCTGAAGGCCAAAGCGTTGAGTTCGAAATCCAGGACGGCCAGAAAGGTCCAGCTGCGGTCAACGTTACCCCAATCTGA
- the rlmA gene encoding 23S rRNA (guanine(745)-N(1))-methyltransferase translates to MSLICPLCHQPLLQQSNSFRCDAGHQFDQAKEGYVNLLPVQYKGSREPGDSVEMLQARRAFLDAGHYQPLRQSVAGLLAQQLGSHSSQVLDIGCGEGYYTAAMAEALPQAQLFGLDVAKAAIRMAAKRYRKVKFCVASSQRLPFADAALDGVVRIYAPCSEDELARVIKPGGIVLTVTPGPHHLRQFKALIYREVQLHAAEEKAYAGFKLADRQNLHYNMKLSGADAVSLLQMTPFAWRAREEVWQNLAASSEFSCDADFTLTLWRRD, encoded by the coding sequence ATGTCGTTGATTTGCCCACTTTGTCATCAGCCTCTTCTCCAGCAGTCCAACAGCTTCCGCTGCGATGCGGGACATCAGTTTGATCAGGCTAAAGAGGGGTACGTCAATCTTCTGCCGGTGCAATATAAGGGCTCGCGAGAACCCGGTGACAGTGTTGAAATGCTGCAGGCGCGTCGAGCGTTTCTTGATGCCGGACACTATCAACCTTTACGTCAGAGCGTTGCAGGGCTCCTTGCGCAACAGCTGGGGTCGCACTCATCGCAGGTATTGGATATCGGCTGTGGCGAAGGTTATTACACGGCGGCGATGGCTGAAGCACTGCCTCAGGCACAACTGTTTGGTCTTGATGTGGCTAAGGCAGCGATACGCATGGCGGCTAAACGCTATCGCAAGGTGAAATTTTGTGTGGCATCAAGCCAGCGTTTACCGTTTGCGGATGCAGCGCTGGATGGGGTCGTGCGTATTTATGCGCCCTGCAGCGAAGATGAGTTGGCGCGCGTCATTAAGCCGGGCGGCATCGTATTGACGGTGACGCCAGGGCCACACCATTTGCGGCAGTTTAAAGCGCTTATCTATCGCGAAGTGCAGCTTCATGCGGCTGAGGAGAAAGCGTATGCAGGTTTTAAGTTGGCCGATCGGCAGAACCTGCATTACAACATGAAATTAAGTGGGGCTGACGCTGTTAGCTTATTACAAATGACGCCATTTGCCTGGCGCGCACGTGAAGAAGTCTGGCAAAACCTCGCAGCGTCCAGCGAGTTTAGCTGTGATGCCGATTTCACGCTCACACTGTGGCGGCGCGATTAA
- a CDS encoding DUF986 family protein gives MSLTDALIALLIAGFALYAIYDEAILPRRNGPTKLRVALRRRHKIDSAIFIVLLLILLWNNIDNHGTQLTTNLLMVLCFMSVWLFWIRSPKLLMKESGLFYGVVWIDYRRIQSMNLSEDGILVMQLEQRRLLIAVKQLDDLERIYTTLVEAR, from the coding sequence ATGTCACTGACTGACGCCCTAATCGCCCTGCTTATTGCAGGTTTCGCGCTGTATGCTATCTATGACGAAGCGATCCTACCGCGCCGTAATGGACCGACTAAACTGCGTGTCGCGCTGCGCCGCCGCCACAAGATAGATAGCGCTATTTTCATCGTGTTACTGCTGATTCTGTTATGGAACAACATCGATAATCATGGAACCCAGCTCACCACCAATTTGCTGATGGTGCTGTGTTTCATGTCGGTGTGGTTATTCTGGATTCGCAGTCCAAAACTGCTGATGAAGGAGAGTGGCCTGTTTTATGGTGTTGTATGGATTGATTATCGGCGCATCCAAAGCATGAATCTGTCTGAAGACGGCATTCTGGTGATGCAGCTGGAACAACGTCGCCTGCTGATTGCCGTTAAGCAGCTTGACGATCTGGAGCGGATTTACACTACGCTCGTGGAAGCGCGTTAA
- a CDS encoding PTS mannose transporter subunit IID: MVDTTNTPKKLTPGDVRGVFLRSNLFQGSWNFERMQALGFCYSMVPVIRRLYPENNDDRKQAIKRHLEFFNTHPYVAAPVLGVTMAMEEQRANGAAIDDAAINGIKVGLMGPLAGVGDPIFWGTVRPVFAALGAGIAMSGSLLGPLLFFILFNVVRMLTRYYGVAYGYRKGVDIVSDMGGGFLQKLTEGASILGLFVMGALVNKWTHVNVPLVVSRITDQTGKTTVTTVQSILDQLMPGLIPLLLTFGCMWLLRRKVNALWIIVGFFAIGIFGYWIGLLGL; encoded by the coding sequence ATGGTTGATACAACTAACACTCCAAAGAAACTCACCCCTGGCGATGTCCGCGGTGTGTTCCTGCGCTCCAACCTGTTTCAGGGTTCGTGGAACTTTGAACGTATGCAGGCGCTGGGTTTTTGCTACTCAATGGTGCCGGTGATCCGTCGCCTTTACCCGGAAAACAACGACGACCGTAAACAGGCGATTAAACGTCACCTGGAGTTCTTCAACACCCATCCATACGTTGCTGCACCTGTGCTCGGCGTAACAATGGCGATGGAAGAGCAACGCGCTAACGGTGCGGCTATTGATGATGCCGCAATCAACGGTATCAAAGTTGGTTTAATGGGCCCGCTCGCGGGTGTTGGCGACCCGATCTTCTGGGGTACCGTTCGCCCGGTGTTTGCGGCGTTGGGCGCCGGTATCGCGATGAGCGGTAGCCTGTTAGGCCCGCTGCTGTTCTTCATCCTGTTCAACGTGGTGCGTATGTTGACCCGTTATTACGGTGTGGCTTACGGCTATCGGAAAGGTGTCGATATCGTCAGCGATATGGGCGGCGGTTTCCTGCAGAAACTGACGGAGGGCGCGTCGATTCTCGGCCTCTTTGTCATGGGGGCGCTGGTCAATAAGTGGACGCATGTGAATGTGCCGCTGGTGGTGTCACGCATCACCGACCAGACAGGGAAAACCACCGTTACGACGGTTCAGTCGATCCTCGATCAGCTGATGCCTGGCCTGATTCCGCTGCTGCTGACCTTTGGTTGTATGTGGCTGCTGCGTCGTAAAGTCAATGCGCTGTGGATTATCGTTGGCTTCTTCGCCATTGGTATCTTCGGCTATTGGATTGGCCTGCTCGGTCTGTAA
- a CDS encoding PTS mannose/fructose/sorbose transporter subunit IIC, with product MEITTLQIILIFIVACIAGMGSILDEFQFHRPLVACTLIGAVLGDMKTGIIIGGTLEMIALGWMNIGAAVAPDAALASIISTILVIAGGQSVGAGIALAIPLAAAGQVLTIIVRTITVAFQHAADKAAEKGNLSAISWIHVSALVLQAMRIAIPALIVAISVGTSIVQELLNSIPEVVTNGLNIAGGMIVVVGYAMVINMMRAGYLMPFFYLGFVTAAFTNFNLVALGVIGVVMAVLYIQLAPKYNRVAGAATAGPANNDLDNELD from the coding sequence ATGGAGATAACCACGCTACAAATCATTTTGATATTTATTGTGGCCTGTATCGCCGGGATGGGATCGATTCTTGATGAGTTTCAATTCCACCGCCCGCTGGTGGCTTGTACCTTAATTGGTGCGGTTCTTGGCGATATGAAAACCGGTATCATCATCGGCGGTACGCTGGAGATGATCGCGCTGGGCTGGATGAACATCGGTGCTGCGGTTGCACCTGATGCTGCGCTGGCTTCCATCATCTCAACCATTCTGGTTATCGCGGGTGGACAAAGCGTGGGTGCGGGTATCGCGCTGGCTATTCCACTGGCCGCGGCTGGCCAGGTTCTGACCATCATTGTGCGCACCATCACCGTCGCCTTCCAACATGCCGCCGATAAGGCAGCGGAGAAAGGCAACCTGAGCGCAATCAGCTGGATTCACGTTTCCGCTCTGGTCTTGCAGGCAATGCGTATTGCGATTCCTGCGCTGATCGTGGCGATTTCTGTGGGTACCAGCATCGTTCAGGAGTTGCTGAACTCCATTCCTGAAGTTGTTACCAATGGCCTGAACATCGCCGGTGGTATGATCGTGGTAGTTGGTTACGCCATGGTCATTAACATGATGCGTGCGGGCTACCTGATGCCGTTCTTCTACCTTGGCTTCGTCACTGCAGCCTTCACCAACTTCAACCTGGTTGCGCTGGGCGTGATTGGCGTGGTGATGGCGGTGCTGTATATCCAGCTGGCACCGAAATATAACCGCGTAGCAGGTGCTGCAACGGCCGGTCCTGCAAACAATGACCTCGATAACGAACTCGACTAG
- the manX gene encoding PTS mannose transporter subunit IIAB — translation MTIAIVIGTHGWAAEQLLKTAEMLLGEQENVGWIDFVPGENAETLIEKYQARLADLDTSKGVLFLVDTWGGSPFNAASRIVVDKPDYDVIAGVNIPMLVETLMGRDDNPSLQELIHIAVEAGREGVKALKTETPAPAAAAPVVAKAPAQPQKPMGPGDHMKIGLARIDDRLIHGQVATRWTKETNVTRIIVVSDEVANDHVRKTLLTQVAPPGVTAHVVDVDKMVRVWNNPKYGQDKVMLLFTNPTDVLRIVEQGVDIKSVNIGGMAFRQGKTQVNNAVSVDEKDIAAFRKLNERGIELEVRKVSSDQRLKMMDLITKVNP, via the coding sequence GTGACCATTGCTATTGTAATTGGTACACATGGCTGGGCGGCAGAACAGTTGCTTAAAACAGCAGAAATGCTGTTGGGTGAGCAGGAAAATGTCGGATGGATTGATTTCGTTCCCGGCGAAAATGCAGAAACGCTAATCGAAAAGTATCAGGCACGACTAGCCGATCTCGACACGTCAAAGGGCGTGTTGTTCCTGGTCGATACTTGGGGTGGCAGTCCGTTTAACGCGGCCAGCCGTATTGTGGTAGACAAACCTGACTATGATGTCATCGCCGGCGTCAACATTCCGATGTTGGTGGAAACGCTGATGGGACGTGATGACAATCCATCGTTGCAGGAACTGATTCATATCGCAGTTGAGGCCGGTCGTGAAGGCGTTAAAGCGCTCAAAACCGAAACGCCTGCTCCAGCGGCTGCGGCACCGGTGGTGGCAAAAGCCCCTGCCCAGCCGCAAAAACCGATGGGTCCGGGCGATCATATGAAAATTGGCCTTGCGCGTATTGATGACCGCTTGATTCACGGGCAAGTGGCAACGCGCTGGACGAAAGAAACCAACGTCACGCGCATTATCGTCGTCAGTGATGAAGTGGCTAACGATCATGTGCGCAAGACCTTGCTGACTCAAGTTGCACCGCCGGGCGTAACCGCGCACGTAGTGGATGTCGACAAAATGGTCCGCGTTTGGAATAACCCAAAATATGGTCAGGACAAGGTGATGCTGTTGTTTACCAATCCAACGGATGTCTTAAGGATTGTTGAGCAAGGCGTGGATATCAAATCCGTCAATATCGGCGGCATGGCATTCCGTCAGGGCAAAACGCAGGTGAACAATGCGGTATCTGTCGATGAGAAAGATATCGCCGCGTTCCGCAAACTTAACGAGCGCGGTATCGAACTGGAAGTGCGTAAAGTTTCCAGCGATCAGCGACTGAAAATGATGGACCTGATCACCAAGGTCAATCCGTAG
- a CDS encoding TerC family protein codes for MEFLFDPSIWAGLLTLIVLEIVLGIDNLVFIAILADKLPPKQRDKARLIGLSLALVMRLGLLSLISWIVTLTRPLFSVGDFSFSGRDLILLFGGLFLLFKGTMELHERLENRGLEHQGNKGYASFWAMVIQIVVLDAVFSLDAVITAVGMVNHLPIMMTAVVIAMGVMLLASKPLTNFVNAHPTVVVLCLSFLLMIGLSLVAEGFGFHIPKGYLYAAIGFSIIIELFNQIARRNFIRHQEHRPMRERTAEAILRLMGGRQRKQATTAEETSLTEAMPQEAFKDEERYMINGVLTLSQRSIRSIMTTRGNISWVDVSRPLDEIRIQLLDTPHSLFPVCRGELDEIIGVVRAKELLVALEHGMDVATFAANTPAIVVPETLDPINLLGVLRRAKGSFVIVTNEFGVVQGLITPLDVLEAIAGEFPDEDETPDIIADGDGWLVKGGTDLHSLQQLLDHHELVKADEDHASLAGLLIAQKGQLPLPGEVIDLPPLHFQVIEATEYRIDLVRVTKDKPYDHEEHEE; via the coding sequence ATGGAATTTCTCTTTGATCCCTCAATCTGGGCCGGATTGCTCACGCTCATCGTGCTCGAAATCGTTCTTGGCATTGATAACCTGGTCTTTATCGCCATCCTCGCGGACAAGTTGCCGCCGAAGCAGCGTGATAAAGCCCGTCTGATCGGCCTGTCGCTTGCTCTGGTCATGCGTTTGGGCCTGCTGTCACTGATCTCCTGGATAGTGACACTGACGCGACCCCTATTCAGCGTAGGCGATTTCAGCTTTTCCGGACGAGATTTAATTCTGTTGTTCGGAGGTTTGTTCCTGTTATTCAAGGGAACCATGGAGCTGCATGAGCGACTCGAGAACCGCGGGCTGGAACATCAGGGCAATAAAGGCTACGCCAGCTTCTGGGCGATGGTGATTCAAATTGTTGTGCTGGATGCCGTATTTTCACTTGATGCAGTGATCACTGCGGTGGGTATGGTAAACCATCTGCCTATTATGATGACGGCAGTTGTTATCGCCATGGGCGTGATGTTGCTGGCTTCAAAACCGCTGACTAACTTCGTCAACGCTCACCCAACTGTGGTGGTGCTGTGTCTGAGCTTCCTGCTCATGATTGGTTTGTCCCTGGTGGCGGAAGGCTTTGGGTTCCACATTCCTAAAGGTTATCTGTACGCCGCGATTGGCTTCTCAATTATCATCGAGTTGTTCAACCAAATTGCGCGCCGTAACTTTATTCGTCATCAGGAACATCGGCCGATGCGCGAACGTACCGCAGAAGCGATTCTGCGTTTGATGGGCGGACGCCAGCGCAAACAGGCAACCACCGCGGAAGAAACCTCATTGACTGAAGCGATGCCGCAGGAAGCCTTTAAGGACGAAGAGCGCTACATGATCAACGGCGTGTTAACGCTCTCTCAGCGCTCTATCCGCAGCATTATGACAACGCGCGGTAATATCTCCTGGGTTGATGTTTCGCGTCCGCTGGATGAAATCCGTATTCAGCTGCTGGATACGCCGCACAGTTTGTTCCCGGTATGTCGCGGTGAACTGGATGAAATCATTGGCGTGGTGCGGGCTAAAGAGCTGCTGGTGGCGCTGGAACATGGAATGGATGTGGCCACCTTCGCCGCCAATACGCCGGCGATTGTGGTACCCGAAACCCTGGATCCGATAAACCTGCTGGGCGTACTGCGTCGCGCGAAAGGCAGCTTTGTTATCGTTACCAACGAATTTGGTGTGGTACAGGGTTTAATCACGCCGCTCGATGTACTGGAAGCGATTGCCGGTGAGTTCCCGGATGAAGATGAAACGCCGGATATCATTGCGGATGGTGACGGTTGGTTAGTGAAGGGCGGCACCGATCTGCACTCGCTGCAACAGCTGCTGGATCATCACGAATTGGTGAAGGCCGATGAAGATCACGCCTCGTTAGCCGGTTTGCTGATTGCGCAAAAAGGCCAGCTGCCGCTCCCGGGAGAAGTGATTGATCTGCCACCGCTGCATTTCCAGGTCATTGAGGCGACGGAGTACCGCATCGACCTGGTTCGAGTAACGAAAGATAAGCCCTATGACCACGAAGAACATGAAGAGTAA
- a CDS encoding EAL domain-containing protein, with product MLVPQQFVGQFRRKRLLIALAIASLVLVLTLTFRYVEEKSRIEQQSLNFATRAIERFDRMFSPLDVSANNTLGLVGVPCAQVRYPLIEKIASLQTVRTVLLVQDDTLYCSSIFGPLNLSFSQTYPELALNNQRMMLVTDNDLLKGSPVLLLWTPKSLNNHEGLLQVINIELMTNYLLEPQLPWVERAIFNVGGQSLEYGNPLIEHTVPSDDEVAYDQASLRYPFSITLYGPSPARLALNTLPSQLPLALMLSLLMGYMVWLATANRMSLSWQISYGIAANEFMVYCQPLINAQNGECDGMELLLRWHNQRQGWIAPDVFIPLAERQNLIAPLTRFVLAKVVHELPNLPQCPSFHIAINVAASHFRDRAIVDDLQTIWWPANPLPKLVVELTERDALPVIDQSVVAQLHEIGVRLAIDDFGTGHSSLAYLKDLKPDVLKIDKIFTAAIGTDAINATVTDMVISLAQRLNISLVAEGVETAEQAHYLRERGVDHLQGYFYARPMPIEDFPLWLERHQGELSA from the coding sequence ATGCTCGTTCCCCAGCAATTTGTGGGTCAATTTCGCCGTAAGCGTCTGCTTATTGCGTTAGCGATCGCCTCGCTGGTTCTGGTTCTGACGCTGACTTTTCGCTATGTCGAAGAGAAGTCGCGCATTGAGCAGCAGTCACTGAATTTCGCTACCCGCGCGATCGAACGATTTGATCGTATGTTCTCGCCGCTGGACGTTTCCGCCAACAACACGCTCGGGTTAGTGGGCGTGCCTTGCGCTCAGGTACGCTACCCGCTGATAGAAAAAATCGCCTCACTGCAAACCGTGCGTACCGTGCTACTGGTGCAGGATGATACGCTTTACTGCTCCAGTATTTTTGGCCCGTTAAACCTCTCCTTTAGTCAAACTTATCCTGAGCTGGCACTTAACAATCAGCGCATGATGCTGGTTACCGATAATGACTTGTTGAAAGGTTCGCCGGTGCTGCTGCTCTGGACACCTAAATCACTCAATAATCATGAAGGCCTGCTGCAAGTCATTAATATTGAATTGATGACCAATTATTTGCTAGAACCCCAACTGCCGTGGGTAGAGCGTGCCATTTTCAATGTGGGCGGCCAAAGCCTTGAGTACGGCAACCCGCTGATTGAACATACCGTGCCCTCTGATGATGAAGTCGCTTACGATCAAGCGTCGTTGCGCTATCCGTTTAGTATCACCTTGTATGGCCCCTCACCCGCGCGTCTGGCACTGAATACGCTGCCTTCGCAACTGCCGCTGGCGTTGATGCTGAGCCTGTTGATGGGGTATATGGTCTGGCTGGCGACGGCAAACCGGATGAGCCTTAGCTGGCAAATCAGTTATGGCATCGCCGCCAACGAATTCATGGTCTATTGCCAACCGCTGATCAATGCCCAAAACGGAGAGTGTGACGGCATGGAGCTGCTGCTGCGCTGGCATAACCAGCGCCAGGGGTGGATTGCGCCGGACGTGTTTATTCCGCTTGCCGAGCGACAAAATTTGATTGCGCCTTTGACGCGCTTTGTCCTGGCTAAAGTCGTGCATGAATTGCCGAATCTGCCGCAGTGTCCCTCATTCCATATTGCCATCAACGTGGCCGCCAGCCATTTCCGTGACCGTGCAATCGTCGATGATCTTCAAACTATCTGGTGGCCGGCCAACCCGCTTCCGAAGCTGGTGGTAGAGTTGACTGAACGAGATGCCCTGCCGGTGATTGATCAATCAGTGGTAGCGCAATTACATGAGATTGGTGTTCGCCTGGCGATTGATGATTTTGGTACCGGCCACAGTTCGCTGGCTTACCTAAAGGATCTCAAACCCGACGTGTTGAAAATCGACAAGATTTTTACCGCGGCGATTGGTACTGATGCGATTAATGCTACCGTCACGGACATGGTGATTTCGCTGGCGCAGCGCCTTAATATTTCTCTGGTGGCAGAAGGCGTTGAGACTGCGGAGCAGGCGCACTATCTGCGTGAACGGGGTGTTGATCATCTACAAGGCTATTTCTACGCGCGCCCAATGCCGATTGAAGACTTCCCGCTTTGGCTGGAACGGCATCAGGGCGAGTTAAGCGCATAA
- a CDS encoding L-serine ammonia-lyase gives MISVFDMFKVGIGPSSSHTVGPMKAGKQFVDLLTEQGKLQDVTRISVDVYGSLSLTGKGHHTDIAIIMGLAGFEPATVDIDGIPAFIKDVEQRERLLLANGAREVDFPREGGMVFRSENLSLHENGMTVYAFAGDLLILSKTYYSIGGGFIVDEEHFGQPVLDEVSVPWPFNSAKELLSHCRESGLSLSGLVMKNELALHSRDEIHAYFGHVWQTMQACIDRGLNTEGVLPGPLRVPRRAASLRRLLVSSNKHSNDPMDVIDWVNMFALAVNEENAAGGRVVTAPTNGACGIVPAVLAYYDHFIETVTPDIFIRYFLASGAIGVLYKMNASISGAEVGCQGEVGVACSMAAAGLAELLGGSPEQVCVAAEIGMEHNLGLTCDPVAGQVQVPCIERNAIASVKAINSARMALRRTTEPRVSLDKVIETMYETGKDMNAKYRETSRGGLAIKVQCD, from the coding sequence GTGATTAGTGTTTTTGACATGTTTAAAGTTGGCATCGGTCCATCCAGTTCGCATACCGTTGGCCCAATGAAAGCGGGCAAACAGTTTGTTGACCTGCTGACCGAACAAGGCAAATTGCAAGACGTCACGCGCATATCGGTTGATGTCTACGGTTCGCTGTCGCTGACGGGCAAAGGACACCACACCGATATCGCAATTATCATGGGGCTGGCGGGTTTCGAACCGGCCACCGTTGATATCGATGGCATTCCCGCCTTCATCAAAGACGTTGAGCAGCGCGAACGTTTGCTGTTAGCCAACGGCGCGCGCGAAGTGGATTTCCCTCGCGAAGGCGGTATGGTGTTCCGCAGCGAGAATTTATCGCTGCATGAAAACGGTATGACGGTGTACGCCTTCGCGGGTGATCTACTGATCCTGAGCAAAACGTACTACTCCATCGGCGGCGGTTTCATCGTCGATGAAGAGCACTTTGGTCAGCCAGTGCTGGATGAGGTTTCTGTTCCCTGGCCGTTTAATTCCGCCAAAGAGTTGCTGAGCCACTGCCGTGAAAGCGGTTTGTCGCTGTCGGGTTTGGTGATGAAAAACGAGCTGGCACTGCATAGTCGCGATGAGATTCACGCCTATTTTGGTCACGTGTGGCAAACCATGCAGGCATGTATTGATCGCGGTCTCAATACCGAAGGCGTACTGCCGGGTCCACTGCGTGTGCCACGCCGGGCAGCTTCCCTGCGCCGTTTATTGGTTTCCTCCAATAAACACTCAAACGATCCTATGGACGTCATCGACTGGGTGAATATGTTTGCGTTGGCGGTGAATGAAGAGAACGCTGCCGGTGGACGTGTAGTTACTGCGCCAACTAACGGCGCCTGCGGTATCGTTCCGGCGGTGCTGGCCTACTACGATCATTTTATTGAAACCGTCACCCCTGACATTTTCATTCGTTACTTCCTCGCCTCCGGGGCGATTGGCGTGCTGTATAAAATGAACGCTTCTATTTCCGGTGCTGAAGTCGGTTGCCAAGGCGAAGTGGGCGTGGCCTGCTCGATGGCCGCCGCCGGGCTGGCGGAACTTTTGGGTGGCAGCCCGGAACAGGTTTGTGTCGCCGCCGAAATCGGCATGGAGCACAATCTTGGTCTGACCTGCGATCCCGTCGCCGGCCAGGTTCAGGTGCCGTGTATTGAACGTAATGCCATTGCCTCAGTAAAAGCCATCAACTCTGCGCGCATGGCGCTGCGCCGCACCACGGAACCGCGTGTTTCGTTAGATAAAGTCATTGAGACGATGTACGAAACCGGCAAAGATATGAACGCAAAATACCGTGAAACCTCGCGCGGTGGTCTGGCGATTAAAGTTCAGTGTGACTAA
- a CDS encoding CoA pyrophosphatase: MNLTLEQFVSRFVLQPPLHTPKSVISGRRAAVLVPVIDGAEPGLLLTRRSSHLRKHAGQVAFPGGMQDATDSSLIHTALREAQEEVGILPQQVQIIGVLPPVTSSTGFAVTPVVGIIPADLALRLNPDEVESAFAMPLSEALRLSRYSGLTLRRGHRQHQVWLSWYEDYFIWGMTAGIIRALSQQIALP, from the coding sequence ATGAATTTGACGCTGGAACAGTTCGTCAGCCGCTTTGTATTGCAGCCACCGCTGCATACTCCAAAAAGTGTCATTAGTGGTCGACGCGCGGCGGTGCTGGTGCCGGTGATTGATGGCGCGGAGCCTGGGTTGTTGCTCACGCGTCGATCCTCTCATTTGCGGAAACATGCGGGCCAGGTCGCCTTTCCTGGCGGTATGCAGGATGCCACGGACTCTTCACTTATCCACACGGCGCTGCGTGAAGCGCAGGAGGAAGTGGGTATTTTGCCACAGCAGGTGCAGATTATTGGCGTGCTGCCACCCGTCACCAGCAGTACCGGTTTTGCCGTTACGCCAGTGGTGGGCATTATTCCTGCCGATCTCGCTTTGCGCCTCAATCCCGACGAAGTTGAAAGCGCCTTTGCCATGCCGCTCTCCGAAGCGCTGCGCCTCAGCCGTTATAGTGGACTGACGCTTCGCCGTGGCCATCGCCAGCATCAGGTGTGGTTATCATGGTATGAGGATTACTTTATTTGGGGAATGACGGCGGGCATCATTCGCGCGCTGAGTCAGCAGATCGCGCTGCCCTGA
- the pabB gene encoding aminodeoxychorismate synthase component 1 — protein sequence MVNSLVLKYTPETLVHLFSPLAHQPWAMLLSSGQANHADNRFDILTADPLATLTTRGESTEIICGDVVTHSTADPLTLVQQHCVALGTTPDFNPDLPFQGGAMGLFGYDLGRRFETLPHHAQQDLSTPDMAIGIYDWALIADHHQQKLTLVSLNSAEKRWQWLQAQTAVETDPFTLTSEWQSNLSFDDYAQRFQAVQAYIQAGDCYQVNLAQRFRASYRGDEWQAFLRLNQANRAPFSAFLRLPHSALLSLSPERFLSLQRQEIETRPIKGTLPRLDDAAADRLQAEKLAHSEKDRAENLMIVDLLRNDIGRVATPGSVSVPELFVVEPFPAVHHLVSTIRAHLPETLTATDLLRACFPGGSITGAPKIRAMEIIEELEPHRRNAWCGSIGYISLCGRMDTSITIRTLIAENQQLYCSAGGGLVADSNLDAEYQETFHKVNRILPSLRHEE from the coding sequence ATGGTAAATAGTCTCGTACTGAAGTATACGCCTGAAACGCTGGTACACCTTTTCTCTCCCCTTGCCCATCAACCCTGGGCGATGTTACTGAGTTCTGGCCAGGCCAATCACGCGGATAACCGCTTTGATATCCTCACCGCCGATCCGCTTGCGACGCTGACTACGCGCGGCGAAAGCACCGAAATTATCTGCGGAGATGTGGTGACTCACTCTACAGCCGATCCGCTTACGCTGGTGCAACAGCACTGCGTGGCTTTAGGTACCACGCCCGATTTCAATCCTGATCTTCCCTTCCAGGGCGGCGCCATGGGGCTCTTTGGCTATGATCTGGGGCGGCGCTTCGAAACGCTGCCGCACCATGCGCAGCAAGATCTCTCAACGCCAGACATGGCGATAGGCATTTATGATTGGGCGCTGATCGCCGACCATCATCAACAGAAACTGACGCTAGTTTCCCTGAATAGCGCAGAAAAACGCTGGCAATGGCTACAAGCGCAAACGGCTGTGGAAACGGATCCCTTTACGTTGACCAGCGAGTGGCAATCAAACCTCAGTTTTGACGATTATGCACAACGCTTTCAGGCGGTGCAGGCCTACATTCAGGCCGGTGATTGCTATCAGGTTAATCTCGCGCAGCGTTTCAGGGCTAGCTATCGCGGCGATGAATGGCAGGCCTTTTTACGCCTTAACCAGGCGAATCGCGCGCCGTTTAGCGCATTTCTGCGTTTGCCACACAGTGCGTTGCTCAGCCTATCACCGGAGCGCTTCCTCTCTCTGCAACGGCAGGAGATAGAAACACGCCCAATTAAAGGGACATTACCGCGCCTCGATGACGCAGCAGCCGACCGCCTGCAGGCGGAAAAACTGGCTCACTCCGAGAAGGATCGCGCCGAGAACCTCATGATCGTCGATCTGTTACGCAATGATATTGGTCGCGTTGCCACACCCGGCAGCGTCAGCGTTCCCGAACTCTTTGTGGTTGAACCTTTTCCAGCAGTGCATCATCTTGTCAGCACCATTCGGGCGCACTTACCGGAAACGCTGACAGCTACCGATCTGCTTCGCGCCTGCTTCCCCGGCGGTTCAATTACTGGCGCACCAAAAATCCGCGCGATGGAGATTATCGAAGAGTTAGAACCGCATCGCCGTAACGCTTGGTGTGGCAGTATTGGGTATATCAGCCTGTGCGGTCGTATGGACACCAGCATCACCATTCGTACACTCATTGCAGAAAATCAACAGCTTTACTGCTCAGCCGGTGGCGGATTAGTGGCGGACAGTAACCTCGACGCTGAATATCAGGAAACCTTCCATAAGGTGAACCGTATCTTGCCCAGCTTGCGACATGAGGAATGA